CTGGGCCTGCGCCGCGGCGCCGTAGTACGCCTGCGCCACGCCGAAGAGGATTTCGCGGCGCGCCTGCTCCACGTTCAGCTCCGCCACGCGCTCCGACTTGTAGGCGCCCTGGATGGCGGCCCACAGCTGCGGGGCGATGAGGGCCTGACGCACCTCGAGCTGCGCCTGCCGCTGAATCAGCGGCTGGATGGTGACGGGCACCGGGCCGTCGGGGGTGGGGAAGGCCGCCGTCACCGACGTGTTGTTGCGGATGATGGCGCCGCTGGCGGTGATGGTGGGCAGGTAGCCCGCCCACGCCTTGCGCGAGGCCGTGTCCGCCTGCTTCAGGCGGGCCTGCGCGGCCCTCAGGTCCAGGTTCTCCTTGCGGGCCCGGGAGAGCGCGTCCTCCAGGGTCAATACGGGCGGCGGTGCCGCGGCCATCGAGGCCGCCAGGGTCAGCGCCAGAAGTGAGCTCATACCGCCTCTACCTCCTCAAGGGACTCGCGCCGGCGCGAGCCCAGGACGTCCAAGATGGACTTGCAACGGGTTGTGTCTGCACTCCGAGCGTCGGGCTTCTCACCCGGGTGCCCTCGAAAGGACAAGAAAAAGGCGGCGTGCGTCATGGCGGGGCTAATAGGACTCATCCACCGCATGACGACCGCCGTCCTCCTGTCCTTCAGGGCCCCGGACGCATAGGCCATGACGTCGGAAATTGGAAGCTCCGGAATGTATTAATCGTCAAAGGTTGATGAAGTCAATTGTTTAGGTGCTCGGAGGGTATTACATTGAAGGACATGAGCAGCGAGCACCTGGAGCGGAAGACGAAGTCAGCGGACTCGCGGCGGCGCGCCGAGGCCGTCACGGAACCGGAGCAGCGGGACTTGCCACGGCAGGCGTGGGCGCTCCTCTTCGAGCTGATGCACGCGCACATGCGCAACTTCCCCGCGCTGGCGGCGGAGTTCGAGCTGTCGCCGGTGCAGGCGCACGTGCTGAGGCAGCTCGGCGAGGCGCCGCTGGCGATGAGCACGCTGGCGGGCTACCTGTCCTGCGACGCGTCCAACGTGACGGGCCTGGTGGACCGGATGGAGGCGCGCGGGCTGGTGGAGCGGCGCAGCTCCGAGCAGGACCGGCGGGTGAAGATGCTGGTGCTGACGGACGCGGGCGCGGCGCTGCGCGAGCGGCTGCTGGAGCGGATGGCCGAGCCCCCCGAGGCCATCGCCGGGCTGGGTGACGACGACTTGCGCGCCCTGCGCGACATCATGCGCCGGGCGCTGCACTCGCAGTAGGCGGAGGCCGGAGCGGCCACGCTCCCCCGGGAAGGGGAGGGCCGCTCAGTCCAGCAGGAAGGTGTACGAGTACTTCATCTCCGTGGAGACGGCCTCGCCGCCCTTGAAGGCGGGCTTGAAGCGGAAGCGGCGGATGGCGTCGCGCGCCGCCTCGTTGAGCCCGTAGCCGGGCCCGTTGAGAATCTTCGCGGCCACCACCTTGCCCTCGTTGTCGATGGTGATGGACAGCGTCACCGTGCCCTCGACTCCGGCGCGGCGGGCCTCCTCCGGGTAGGGAATCTTCACCTCGGAGGCCACGGTGGGCTCGGAGTCCACCTGGTAGATGGGCGTGTACTTCGGCGCCGAGTACCCCTTCACCTCCTTGGGGTCCTTCGCGGTGCGGTCCACCCTGCCGTAGGACGTGTTGCCCACGGGCGCGGCGAAGGTGCCGGCGCTGGTGGTGGACGACATCGTCATGCCCACCACGAGCGGCGGAGGCTTCGCCTGCGGCTCCGGCGGGGGCGTGTTGTTGGGCGGCGGCGGGGCCTCCACGGGCGGAGGCGGCAGGGGCTTCGGGGCCTCGGCCACCTTGATGGGCGGAGGCTTCACCGGCTTCACCTTGGGCGGAGGCGGCTTGGGCTCCTCCTTCTTCTCCTCGGGCGGCGGCGGCGGGGGCGGCTTCTGCACCTCCACCATGACCAGCTCCACCGGGCGCTGCGCCACGGGCCGGGGCCGGTCGGCGATGCGGCCGAGCATCCAGAAGCCCCCGCCGTGAATCACCAGCGACACGAACAGGAAGACGCCCACCACGACGGTGGAGCGCTCCCGGCGGGGAGGAGAGAGGGACGAGCTGTCGAGGACCGCCTGGCTCATGGGCTGACGTCTCTCAGGGCGCGGCGGGCGTGGCCGCGGGGGTCACGTCCTTCTCGATGTTGAGCGCGAACTTGGCGATGCCCTGGCCCTTCACCACGTCGATGAGCCGCATGACGCGGCCGTAGGGAATCGACTGGTCGGCGCTGATGATGGCGCGGGTGTCCTTGTCCTTGGCCACCTGCTCGGCCACCTTCGCGGACAGGTCGGTCTCGCTCAGCTCGGTGCCGTCGAAGAAGAGCTTGCCGTCCTTGTCCATGACGACGTTGACCAGGCCCTGCACCGTCTCACCGCCGTTGGCGGCGCGGGGCAGGTCGACTTCCACCGTCTCGCGGACGATGAAGTTCGCCGTCACCATGAAGATGATGAGCAGCACCAGCACGATGTCCACCAGCGGCGTGACGTTGATGCCGGTGATTTCCTCTTCGTTGTCCTGCTGGGCTCCTCCGGCCATGGCCTAGCGGACCTCCGCGGCGCGCGCCGCGTCCGAAGCCGGGCGCTCGGCGCGCATGCTGCCCACCAGGGCGTAGCCCAGGGCGTTGGCGCGGCTGGTGAGCGTCTTGAGCTGGCGGTTGAAGATGTTGAAGGCGACCACCGCCGGAATGGCGACCGCGAGGCCCACCGCCGTGGCGACGAGCGCCTCGGAGATGCCGGCCATGACCGTCTGTTGAATCGCCGCGCCCTTCACGTTGGCGGAGCCCAAATCATGGAACGCCTTGATGATGCCGAGCACCGTGCCGAACAGGCCGATGAACGGGGCGTTGTTGCCCAGCGTGCCGAGGAAGGAGAGGAAGCGCTCGTACTGGGGGCGCTCGCGGGACATGGTGGAGGCAATCACCTGCTCCACGGTGTCCGCGCCCTGGGCGGTGGACGCCAGCGCCTCGCGGACGACGGCGGCCTCCATGCCGCTCTTGCCCTCCACGGCCTTGCGCGCGGCCTCGAAGTCACCGCGGGCGAGGCGCACGGCGAGGCCTTCCGAGTCCGGCAGCCGGTTGCGCACGAAGTACACCGTGCGCTCCAGCATGATGGCGATGGAGAGCACCGAGAGTACGACGAGAATCCAGAGCACCCACTCGGCGGAGGTGAGCGTCACGCCGAGCAGCTTGCTGCTGAGCCAGCCAAGCTCGGGTTGACCTGCCTGGGACAGAAGGAGATAGGGCGTCATGAAGGGAAGCCTGGGTAAAGGTGGGCTACGAGTCTCACGTAACCCGGTTGCCAACTCGCGCGCCCATCTCTTGTTCCCCTGGCGCGGAAAGTCAAATGCAACGGCCGGGTTGGAGCCCTTCCGCCTGCTGGGAGACTGGAGCGCGAAGTGGGGGAGGGAGGGAGCACGTCCCTGGTACGTCCCAGGGCTCATCGTGTTTCCGGGCGCCGGTGACAGACGCGTCACAGGGGGGCGCCGCCCTCCCTGCCCGCCCCCTATATAAGGATACGGCTCTACGGGCGGCGAGGCGGGCTCTCGGTGAGGGCCGGGTCCTTCTCGACGACGGGGCCGAGCACCGCGTCGATGCGGCGCAGCAGCTCGGTCTCCAGCTTCACGCCGGCGGCCTTCACGTTGTCGTGCACCTGCTCCGGGCGGGTGGCGCCGACGATGGCGGAAGAGACGCTCTTGTTCTGGAGCACCCAGGCGATGGCGAGCTGGGCCATGGTGAGGCCCGCCTCCTTCGCCAGGGGCTGGAGCTGCTGCACGCGGGTGAGTACGTCGTCCGTCAGCAGGCGGGTCATGAAGCGCGAGCCGCTCGGGTCCGTGGCGCGGCTGCCGGACGGAGGCGGCTTGCCGGGGAGGTACTTGCCGCTGAGCACGCCCTGGGCGATGGGGGACCAGACAATCTGCCCCAGCCCTTCCGCGTCGGACGCGGGGATGACCTGGGACTCGATGACCCGCCACAGCATGGAGTACTGCGGCTGGTTGGAGATGAAGGGCACGCGCAGCTCGCGGGCCAGCGCGGCGCCCTTGCGAATCTGGTCGGCGGTCCACTCGGAGACGCCGATGTAGAGCGCCTTGCCCTGGCGGACGACGTCGGCGAACGCGAGCATCGTCTCCTCCAGCGGCGTCTCGAAGTCGAAGCGGTGCGCCTGGTACAGGTCCACGTAGTCCGTCTGCAGGCGGCGCAGCGAGCCGTCAATGGACTCCAGGATGTGCTTGCGGGACAGGCCCCGGTCGTTCTTCCCGTTTCCGGTGGGCCAGTACACCTTGGTGAAGAGCTCGTAGCCGGCGCGGCGCTGGCCCTTCAGCGCGCGCCCGAGCACCTCCTCGGCCTTGGTGCCCGCGTAGACGTCCGCGGTGTCGAAGGTGGTGATGCCCACGTCCAGCGCCGCGCGCACGCACGCGAGCGCTGATTCCTCTTCGACCTGGGAGCCGTGGGTAATCCAGTTGCCGTAGGAGATTTCACTGACGACCAGACCGCTGCGACCGAGATGTCGGAAGTGCATGCGGCGCAAACTAGCCGTGGGCCTCCAGCCTCGCACGCGTCCTGATGCGCCAGAGTCCACCGGCCCACGCTACCCAGGCGACGTAGACGAGCTGGAAGGGAATGCGCAGCCAGAAGTACCAGTCCGGGAAGGGGAGCACGTGGGAGGCTGAGTTCGCCCGGGCCTCGTGGATGTTGGCCGGGAGGATGGCGAGCAGCAGGGCGATGAGTCCCAGGGACGCGAGCCGCCGGGTGCGACGGAGCAGCATTCCCACCCCGCCCGCCACCTGGAAGGCGCCGGAGAGGAGGACCCAGAAGCGCGGCGACGGGAGCTGCGGGGGAATCATCGCGTCGTAGCGCAGGGGCATGGCGAAGTGCATGACGCCAGCGCCGATGAAGAAGAGGCCCGCGGCCACGGCGGCGCGGTCCTGGGGCGTGGCGAGCGCCGGCAGGCGGCGCAGCGGGGGCAGGTGCAGCAGCGCGAAGAGGGTGAGCAGGACGATGGCGAAGGACATGACGGCGCTCCTCGAGGGGCCGCGGCGGGACGAGGTGTCCGCCGCTGTGCCTTCAAGATGCGGCGCCGGGCCGGGCCTTCGCTTGAACGAACTGGCTACGTCGTTGGAGGGAGGAGGGCGTGGTGCCGAACATGCGCCGGAAGGTGCGCGTCAGGTGCGCCGAGTCCGAGAAGCCGGCCGCGTGCGCCGCCTCTCCGAGCGTCCGGCCGGCGGCGATGGCGCCCGCCGCCCGCTGGAGGCGGAGCCAGAGCAGGTAGGGGCGCAGGGGGACGCCCATCGACTCCGTGAAGGCGTGCATCAGGCGGCCGGGGGACAGGCCGACCACCGCCGAGAGGGCTTCGAGCGAGGTGTCCTCCGGCGCCGGCTCGGCGCGCAGGTGGCGCAGCAACTTGCGCACGCGCGGGTGGACGCGGCGGGGTGGCTCGGGCGTGCCGGAGAGGGACTCCAGGGCGGACTCCATCCACGGGCCCACGGCGTCGTGGGGGATGGAGCCTGAGCGGGGCAGGGCGCCCAGCAGGGCATCGCGCCGGGCCTCGTCGAAGATGCGCACGGGGCCTTCGCCTTCCAGGGACGCCTTGAGCCGCAGGCCGTCGTCGCTCTCGGGCTCGATGAAGAGGAGGAGGACCTCGCTGCCCCGGGCGTCGATGGCGTGGGAGACGTCGGGGCCGACCAGGACGCCCGCCACCTGCTCGGCCGCCTTCATGCCCTGCGCGCGGACGGAGAGGGTGCCCTGGCGGCAGAGCACCAGGTGCATGGCGTGGTGGGCGTGCTTCGTCGACTGGTCCCCCGGGCCCCACATGGCGAGCGCGGCGGGCCAGACCACCAGCGGCATGTCCGGCCACGGGGCGCGTGGCGCGAGGTCTGGTGGTCGGGCGAGGAGCATGCGAGGCGGGTTCTACCAGCGGTCTCTCGAAAGGATGACCGCGCTGTAGCTCCCGAGCGCCAGGCCGCCGCGCGCGGGCAGGCCGTCCCGCCCGCCCCACGAGGCCCACACGTCATGGGTGGGCGTGTTGCCGAAGTCGGGCGCGTAGCCCGCCCAGTCGCTGTTGAAGCGCACCCGCCACAGCCCGTCCGAGGGCAGGCCCAGTTCGTACCAGGAGAAGGCGCGGTGGCCGAGGTTGACCAGCACCACCACGTCATCCCCCGGGCCGCCCTGCTGCCAGCGGTGGAAGGCCAGCACCTTGTCGGCGGGGTTGAGGTGGAAGACGTTGAGGTGCTCTCCGCGCAGGCCCGCGCTGGTGTCGTGCCAGTTGCGGCGCAGGCGGACGAGGTCCCGGTACGCCTGGCGGATGCCGCTGAACCAGCCGGCGCGGTTCCAGTCGAGCGGGGTGCCGTCGTCGAAGTGGCCGTCCTGCATGAACTCCTGCCCCATGAAGAGCATGGGGATGCCGGGAGTTGTGAGTGTGAGGGCCGCGCCCAGGAGGGACTTCTTCTTCGCCAGTCGGCCTCCGGTGTCGTGCGGCGCGACTTCCGAGGGGATGCGGCTCCTGCCGTTGGCCACCTCGTCGTGGCTCTCCGTGTAGATGATGCGCTGGGTGGCCTGGCCGTTGTATCGGGCGTACAGCGCGTCACGGACGGCGTTGAGGTCTCTGGCCTCATCGAACGGTGCGGTGAGCGCGGCGCGCACGGGGTGGACGAAGGAGGCGTCCCACTGCGAGTCGAACCCGGCGCCGTGGGAATGCGTAATGGCGGGGTCTCCGCCCATGTCCTCGGCGATGAGGAGCTTCCAGGGGAACTCGCGCTTCACGGCCTCGGAGATGGAGCGGAGCACTTCCCAGCCTGCCGGGTTGACCGCGCCGTTGGCGTTGCGGATTTCCTTCGTGGCGTCCAGGCGCAGGCCGTCCATGTGGTAGTCGCGCAGCCACATGAGTGCGTTGTCGCGCAGGTAGTCGCGCACCTCGGGGCGGCCGTAGTCGGGACGCGTCGCGCCCCAGGGCGTGTTCGCGCGCTCGTCCGTGTAGAAGTACATGCCGCCCCGGCCGAACGTCTCGCCGTCGAAGTCCCAGTGGGGCAGGTCGCTGGGGCCGAGGTGGTTGTAGACCACGTCGAGGATGACGCCGATGCCGCGCCGGTGGGCCTCGTCCACGAAGCGCTTGAGGTCGTTCGGCGTGCCGTAGGAGCTCTCCGGCGCGAAGGGGAAGGTGGGGTTGTAGCCCCAGGAGAAGTCGCCGGCGAACTCGGAGGAGGGCATCAACTCCACCAGGTTGACGCCCAGGTCGCGGAGGTAGTCGAGCTTGTCGATGGCGCTCAGCCAGTGGCCGGGGCCCCAGCCGGGCGAGTCGTGGAAGGTGCCCACGTGCAGCTCGTAGAGGACGACCTCGTGGAAGGCCGGCATGCGGAAGTGGTGGTCGTAGCGCCAGAGGAAGTCGCGGTGGTCGACGATGACGCTGTTGCCGGTGGAGTTGGTGACGTCCGCGGCGCGCGGGTCATTGCGCCAGCGCCAGTCGCCGTACTTGCCCTGGATGACGAACTGGTACTGGTGGCCGTTGCGGGCGCCGTTGATGTCGCGGGAGAAGTTGCCGGAGGGCTCGCGGGCGAGCTCCACGGCGTGCCAGTGGCTGAACTCGCCCACGACCTGGACGCGCTGGGCATGCGGGGCCCAGACACGGAAGGTGGTGCCGCCGTCGTAGGGGATGGCGCCCATGCCGGCGCGCCAGGAGGGCTGCGGCCAGGGCTCGGCGGGGACGAAGGCCGTGAGATTCGCTGGGGCCTGGAGTGTCTCCGCCGGGCCGAAGAGCTCCGGTGCGGAGCGTGTCCGCTGCGAGCGCTGGAGGACTTCATTGCCGCGCGCCTTGCAGACGGACTCGTGGAAGTCCTTGCGCCACTGTTTCAGTTCGTTCGGCTTCACCGTGCTCGTCGCCATGTCGTTCCTCGTCGCCATGTCGCCCCCCCGAGGCTTCAGGCTGCTCGATTGCGGGGGACATTCCGACAGCGCGGCGGAGCGAGGGCAACCCGGGGCAGGTGGGACGGGTTCAGTTCAGGGCAGTGGCCTTCGCGGGGCGTAGCGCTCAGTGGGGTGTGTTCTTCAGGGTCTGTGCCGCGACCTTGAACACGTGGAGCGCCCGGGCATAGCCACCTGGCCGAAGCGTGAGCTCCCCATCGCGCCGGGAGCAGTACTCCGCCTGGAGACGCAGGCTGCCGTCCTTCGCGGGGCTGGAGGGACAGGCCCACTCGATGACCACTATCCTACTGCTGGTCGAACCGCAGTCGGTCGGAGCCTCTTCATGAGTGGCCGCCTCCGCAACCTCCCGGACGATGCGCTCTCCCTCGGCGCGCGAGAGCTTCAGTTGCTCGACGCGCACGGAGTGGGGCCCCGCCAGGCTCGGCTCTTCCATCGTCCCCGAGAGACTGGCGCCGTCCCGGGTGAACTCCAATTGGAGCGCGTTCTTGACGGAGTGGAAGCAGCCCTGGTCGGTGAATCGAATCTGCATGGAGGCCGTCGCGGTGGACAGCAGGCACCCGAACGGGGCGCTCTCGAGGGGCTCACCCGTCGTGGGCTCGGCGTTCACCGCGAAGTCGTAGGCGTCCAGACCGTCCGTGGTGGTCACCCATTCGCGCCCGAAGAGGAGGTCCCTGGAGCGCAGCAGCGTGCCCCCCGCAGTCCTGGCCAGGGCCGTGCCCGTCTTCAGGAACACGAGCCGCTGGACGGGCGTCTGTGGGAAGCGCCCCACCGTCACCCAGCTCCGGCCCGCATCAAAGGTGGCGGCAACGTGCTCACCTGCCCATCCGAGCCACTCCTCCTGCGACTTCTGGGCGATGCCGTCCAGCGGCGTGAGGACGCCAGTACCCACGGTCCTCAGGCGGCCCGCCCACGCGAGCCGGCCCGAGACGTGGGTGCGCAGCTGGTTTCCCCCGAGCGTCACCACCGCGTCTCCTCCCATGGCGACCGCATCCTCGTTCAGGGCGGGAACCCACGTGTCCGGGGCCCCACGGGCCAGGCCCACGGTGATGACGTGTTGCCCGCCGGGTGTCACCGCGATGCCCAGACCCGAGTTCTGCTCTTCGGAGGTCAGGGCGCGGGCGTGCCACGTCTTCCCGCCGTCGGTCGTCTGGAAGCGGCTCGCCTTTCCAGCAATCCAGCCCACCTCGGGCGTGAGGCGGACCACTTGGAGGAGCCGGTCGGGCTCCGGGGGGAGCAAGGAGCTGTCGACCAATGGAGGGACGGGAGCCGTCAGTTGCCGCCAGCGCTCCCCGCCGTCCTGGGTCTCCCACAGGGTCCCGGTACTCCCCAGGGCCCAGCCCCGCTCCGTGTCGAGGAAGGACATGGACCTGCAGCGGTCATGGTCATTGAAGGGGGTGCCCGTCATCGCACGCCAGCTCGCACCGGCGTCGTCGCTGCGGTGGATGCCTCCGGAGGAGCCACAGACCCACGTGCGTCCGTTCGCGCGCTCCAGGTCATAGATCCACAGGGCCTCCGGCAGCGACACGGACTTCCAGGTGCGCCCCGCATCCACCGTGCGCAGCACCCGCGCCCCCATGTACCCCGCGATGACCCCGATTTCCGGCGTGTACCAGACGAAGACGTCGAGGCG
This is a stretch of genomic DNA from Pyxidicoccus trucidator. It encodes these proteins:
- a CDS encoding aldo/keto reductase family protein yields the protein MHFRHLGRSGLVVSEISYGNWITHGSQVEEESALACVRAALDVGITTFDTADVYAGTKAEEVLGRALKGQRRAGYELFTKVYWPTGNGKNDRGLSRKHILESIDGSLRRLQTDYVDLYQAHRFDFETPLEETMLAFADVVRQGKALYIGVSEWTADQIRKGAALARELRVPFISNQPQYSMLWRVIESQVIPASDAEGLGQIVWSPIAQGVLSGKYLPGKPPPSGSRATDPSGSRFMTRLLTDDVLTRVQQLQPLAKEAGLTMAQLAIAWVLQNKSVSSAIVGATRPEQVHDNVKAAGVKLETELLRRIDAVLGPVVEKDPALTESPPRRP
- a CDS encoding WD40/YVTN/BNR-like repeat-containing protein → MQLTSWPPVLLGLMLLTESGCPTRDEPLLSNEPARPMDLAIRVDLGVQEFDYQRIASVSQRTEGDWWAVVNASRGNSPNQREPSFQLFRSSDAGRSWREDPELSAALGRVVSDELHPPRLDVFVWYTPEIGVIAGYMGARVLRTVDAGRTWKSVSLPEALWIYDLERANGRTWVCGSSGGIHRSDDAGASWRAMTGTPFNDHDRCRSMSFLDTERGWALGSTGTLWETQDGGERWRQLTAPVPPLVDSSLLPPEPDRLLQVVRLTPEVGWIAGKASRFQTTDGGKTWHARALTSEEQNSGLGIAVTPGGQHVITVGLARGAPDTWVPALNEDAVAMGGDAVVTLGGNQLRTHVSGRLAWAGRLRTVGTGVLTPLDGIAQKSQEEWLGWAGEHVAATFDAGRSWVTVGRFPQTPVQRLVFLKTGTALARTAGGTLLRSRDLLFGREWVTTTDGLDAYDFAVNAEPTTGEPLESAPFGCLLSTATASMQIRFTDQGCFHSVKNALQLEFTRDGASLSGTMEEPSLAGPHSVRVEQLKLSRAEGERIVREVAEAATHEEAPTDCGSTSSRIVVIEWACPSSPAKDGSLRLQAEYCSRRDGELTLRPGGYARALHVFKVAAQTLKNTPH
- a CDS encoding MotA/TolQ/ExbB proton channel family protein; the encoded protein is MTPYLLLSQAGQPELGWLSSKLLGVTLTSAEWVLWILVVLSVLSIAIMLERTVYFVRNRLPDSEGLAVRLARGDFEAARKAVEGKSGMEAAVVREALASTAQGADTVEQVIASTMSRERPQYERFLSFLGTLGNNAPFIGLFGTVLGIIKAFHDLGSANVKGAAIQQTVMAGISEALVATAVGLAVAIPAVVAFNIFNRQLKTLTSRANALGYALVGSMRAERPASDAARAAEVR
- a CDS encoding MarR family winged helix-turn-helix transcriptional regulator, with translation MSSEHLERKTKSADSRRRAEAVTEPEQRDLPRQAWALLFELMHAHMRNFPALAAEFELSPVQAHVLRQLGEAPLAMSTLAGYLSCDASNVTGLVDRMEARGLVERRSSEQDRRVKMLVLTDAGAALRERLLERMAEPPEAIAGLGDDDLRALRDIMRRALHSQ
- a CDS encoding ExbD/TolR family protein, producing MAGGAQQDNEEEITGINVTPLVDIVLVLLIIFMVTANFIVRETVEVDLPRAANGGETVQGLVNVVMDKDGKLFFDGTELSETDLSAKVAEQVAKDKDTRAIISADQSIPYGRVMRLIDVVKGQGIAKFALNIEKDVTPAATPAAP
- a CDS encoding DoxX family membrane protein is translated as MSFAIVLLTLFALLHLPPLRRLPALATPQDRAAVAAGLFFIGAGVMHFAMPLRYDAMIPPQLPSPRFWVLLSGAFQVAGGVGMLLRRTRRLASLGLIALLLAILPANIHEARANSASHVLPFPDWYFWLRIPFQLVYVAWVAWAGGLWRIRTRARLEAHG
- a CDS encoding alpha-amylase family glycosyl hydrolase, with translation MATRNDMATSTVKPNELKQWRKDFHESVCKARGNEVLQRSQRTRSAPELFGPAETLQAPANLTAFVPAEPWPQPSWRAGMGAIPYDGGTTFRVWAPHAQRVQVVGEFSHWHAVELAREPSGNFSRDINGARNGHQYQFVIQGKYGDWRWRNDPRAADVTNSTGNSVIVDHRDFLWRYDHHFRMPAFHEVVLYELHVGTFHDSPGWGPGHWLSAIDKLDYLRDLGVNLVELMPSSEFAGDFSWGYNPTFPFAPESSYGTPNDLKRFVDEAHRRGIGVILDVVYNHLGPSDLPHWDFDGETFGRGGMYFYTDERANTPWGATRPDYGRPEVRDYLRDNALMWLRDYHMDGLRLDATKEIRNANGAVNPAGWEVLRSISEAVKREFPWKLLIAEDMGGDPAITHSHGAGFDSQWDASFVHPVRAALTAPFDEARDLNAVRDALYARYNGQATQRIIYTESHDEVANGRSRIPSEVAPHDTGGRLAKKKSLLGAALTLTTPGIPMLFMGQEFMQDGHFDDGTPLDWNRAGWFSGIRQAYRDLVRLRRNWHDTSAGLRGEHLNVFHLNPADKVLAFHRWQQGGPGDDVVVLVNLGHRAFSWYELGLPSDGLWRVRFNSDWAGYAPDFGNTPTHDVWASWGGRDGLPARGGLALGSYSAVILSRDRW
- a CDS encoding helix-turn-helix transcriptional regulator, with protein sequence MLLARPPDLAPRAPWPDMPLVVWPAALAMWGPGDQSTKHAHHAMHLVLCRQGTLSVRAQGMKAAEQVAGVLVGPDVSHAIDARGSEVLLLFIEPESDDGLRLKASLEGEGPVRIFDEARRDALLGALPRSGSIPHDAVGPWMESALESLSGTPEPPRRVHPRVRKLLRHLRAEPAPEDTSLEALSAVVGLSPGRLMHAFTESMGVPLRPYLLWLRLQRAAGAIAAGRTLGEAAHAAGFSDSAHLTRTFRRMFGTTPSSLQRRSQFVQAKARPGAAS
- a CDS encoding energy transducer TonB → MSQAVLDSSSLSPPRRERSTVVVGVFLFVSLVIHGGGFWMLGRIADRPRPVAQRPVELVMVEVQKPPPPPPPEEKKEEPKPPPPKVKPVKPPPIKVAEAPKPLPPPPVEAPPPPNNTPPPEPQAKPPPLVVGMTMSSTTSAGTFAAPVGNTSYGRVDRTAKDPKEVKGYSAPKYTPIYQVDSEPTVASEVKIPYPEEARRAGVEGTVTLSITIDNEGKVVAAKILNGPGYGLNEAARDAIRRFRFKPAFKGGEAVSTEMKYSYTFLLD